The Sardina pilchardus chromosome 24, fSarPil1.1, whole genome shotgun sequence nucleotide sequence GTTGATTAAGTGGGCAgtaagcaacagcttttctctgcctaTACGTTATATGCCATAAACTGCAAACAGTCAACAGGTCAACTATGCTGACCCGCCTGTTACATCTCATAGCCTAAATACTGTATCTGACATGCACTCACATAGTCACAACTGAACTCGGCAAGCGGTACAATGTGGAGAAAAGTCTGACATTGTCAATATATGCCCAACACTGTTGCAGAGCTACCACATAACCGGTTCCATGTTCCGACTAAGGGACTAAAGTTCTCAGAAAACTGATCATTAAAGTTCCcaagaaacttgaggttggtgTGATAGGGAGTGTATTGTGAGTGATCGAGTTACTcatcttggactggatcatctTCTTGAATCTCAATATAATGTAGTGACCGGATGTCAATCATAGGGTGCACTGCCCGcgctatatgtacagtataacccGGGCCACGCTCATTGTTGGCAGCCTGGTGAGAAGGGGGCGGAACCCCCGGGAATAGGAAGTTCGGGATCTTTTTGGGCTAGGGGCCAGACTTGGGTCACGCTGTTCTAAAGCTCGTTTGTGAACTTTGCTGTTCTAAAGCTCGTTTGTGAACTTTGCTGTTCTAAAGCTCGTTTGTGAACTTTGCTGTTCTAAAGCTCGTTTGTGAACTTTGCTAATAAACCAGCTTATTAAACTCTGACTCTTGGTGGGATGGAACAATATTATGATCACAAGTCTGGGCAAAAtcagcaccagtcagaggcttcattgttttgcccttttaaaatgtcatcacatcaccaaCTGTAGGCTATTGGTTTTACCAAAGAATATTTGGCAGTATTTTTAAGCTACAGAAATACACACCTTTATAAgcattttgatacaaaatacaaagccattttcttcaacaaAATAAATTACGAAtgacaaaatactattttgaatgagatatttattttaaatacatgtatgtatcAGAAATACTGTCCATCCCTGCCTGTTGACTGCAGCAACTTGATCTAGTATTAGcctactgatttttttttgttttgtatttatgtCAATGTTCACCCAATTTGATGTTGCCCACCCAAAACTTCTaccacccacccaaacacagGGCAGAACCGGCCCTGATTGGCATTACGAACTAACCCtgtgcatttactgtatatggagggctctttgagtgctgtgtctcctcgTTAGATAGTCTCCGGTTCTACGCCTTACCCGTTAGGGTCCTTCTCCACCATCTTGAGGCCCTCCAGCGCTTGCAGCACCTTGCGCGCCACGTTCCTGGAGCCCACGCTGAAGTGGGACGGGCACACTCCGTTTCTGTGCCGGCCGCCGTAGATTTTGATCATGGCACCAACTCCGACACCCCCTCTGAGGTAAAGGTGGCGTGCTGTGGATGCTACGGTTCAGATATTATTGGCAATGTTGATTAGTCCAGAGGTGCTACAAGCCTTGACAtaaaacacattgtgcattgtatagcctacaataataccTATTAGAAGAACTCAAACCAATAATAGTGTAATAACCTACAGCAGCTCTCCCTGATTTGTCATTCTAGAGCATGTATCAATGATCACCTGTCCTGGGATAAAGTTCTctcacctacagtaggctacctaccTGCTCTAATGTAGAACCAGTTTTCGTCGCAAGGTGCCAACTCCTTGTGTTTTGCCAGCTTCACTGTGTCTACCCATTCTGGAACTTTCAGTTTGCCCGACCTGAAACAGGATGTCCATGAAAGTGACTCACTTCTGAAACTATATTTTGAAACCGTCTATGCGTCATCAACACAAAATAACCATTAAAACGAGGTAAGTTAATCACACCAGAGAAGCACAACGCTTTGCAAGTTGATCTTACTTTTTGAGGAAAGCAGAAAGTGCCCGCACAAAGTCCTGCTGGTTGACGTCTTTGACTGTAACACCCGGCATCTGCAGAAAATATTCATTTGTATTTCGCAGAGAAATGGCAGGTTCCGTAGTGGGTAGAATCAACTCCTAGCTGtcacataggctacagaaaATACAACAGATTTCTGGTGGCAGGCACTTTCATACTGTGCCGTTTAGTTCTACCAGAATGCCTACTAGCCATCACTGTAAATGTAGGCAACAAGATTGAGCATGGGTTAATTTAGCACAATTCCACGCTCTACCGCATATCCACTGTTATTTTCGTCAGGATAGCAATGAGGTTGTTATGCTAGATAAATATTTTAAAAGGTTGCGCCTTCAGAACTGAAACAACGAAAGGTAAGCTATATCTGCATCATTGTCTTGCTAAGATCAAAAAGCTTACAGCGTTGGAGATAAAATGCAATTACGGCTTTGTCGTATTTCGTCGACCATTCCCTCACAACGGTCTACATGTGAATTCCATGGGGAATTATTGAGTTTAAACAGGCCTAAGTTTAAAATCAAAAGCATTTTACCTTACTCAGCCTCCCGCAGCGCTAGTGGTGCTGAAATATGCTGAAGAGGCGAGAGTTGAGTTGGCGAGaccagcctacagtacatattacAGCAGGGGAGTGCAGTCGACTGGCCCTGAATAACCCAAGCGAAGATTTTAGCTGTTCTCCTTTAAATTAGACACACGTGAAAGCTAGAAACGACAGTAACAGTCACTTTGCTGCAGCACCCAGATGATGTGGCCCAGGGCAGGTGGGCTAAATAGAGAGACATTCAATTttggattcattcattcatttttcaatCCATACTAAACTACTGCTGAATAGCTTAGATAAGATCTGAGATAAGATTACATTAACAAATGCTTGGTTTCCCAGTGTACTACAGTTTAAtttagctataggcctatgtaagTGGGGAAATTCAGGGAAGCATAACTaaaggcctataggcctacatgtagggATTATCTTGTATTTATCTTGATAGCCTAAAACCAAACTCAAGTCATTGCATTGCAAAATGGACTGGAGAGGGCTATAGTTTGAGTATAGTTGTGACACTTTTCGCTGACACAAAATCAAATTGTCCACATAACATTCCACATGCCATTTCCTTAGATTGTAGAGTAGACTAAGATATTATCAATCCATGATACCCATAAGTAGTTTGTATTTTCCACAATTGCCTCATGAACATAAGGTGCCTTTTTGTCTCGactgtctcaactgtactcatATGGAGTACAGTTTAAACAGTAACTTACTTAGGCAGTTGAGACACCCATTTTTAAGTCAACTAACCATTTATTGCAAAATGCCAAAATTAAAAAAGCAATAGGGTTAAGTGTTTTTATTCAGATGTATTAATTTcatttaaattgaaatggaaaaaaagcaaGAACAAAATATTACACAGAACAGATATGGCGAAcacaaatgaaattaaatgaaacaatacattgtgtctcaactgtactccGCTGACCACCTCACACATTTCTCTAGATTTTACTATGACCTTACATGACACAATTTTGTTTGTATGAGTAACGCACACCTTGTGAGGTGCTCACGGCGGTAAATGAAAGGTTAAATTTAAacaaaagtgtcgtggcacactcggaacttcaagatttttattgaccaacgtttcggcttaTGCCTTCATCAGGGTAATTTTCTGTGCCACGACACTTACATGACACAATGCCATGAAATGTGCAAGTTTTAGGTCACAGAATAATGTTTACAATGATACCAGTTACATTTAACAGTCACATGAGGGTGAGCTATTCATTGCCGaaggtacagtagcctacattgtgaAGTGAACATCTTACTTTGAAAGAATACTTTTGCTAATACCTCTGGatcacctactgtatgtctttcaaATGTTCCATGATCAAAGAGGACACTATAATATGCATATGCATGGAAAAATTCACAACTTATGTGCAATATATTTAAGGTGtatcaacagtaggctacacatgctCCAGCTGTGCTCAGTCTGCTCTGTAGATATTTCTGTCATTCTACCTCATGTGATActgtagcctggctccgcctgacTGCGTACTTGCGCTCAATTTaatttctcttcatactccgtctggtatagcttgattcaactttgtttactccggcaagtgcatctccgcccagagggcgttcccaagagcgattacatttaagtttcaagcctatcgttatcgttgtgtcccctgcGTGGTTATCATacatcattaccaaacgttagtgattgaactccaatgaattcaaacttcagacaagcgtccataaaccaggaaataaaagtttgccaatgcatctaggccagactctgcgAAGAAAAGAGTCTgctctggtctccaggctagttATAGAAGCAGAATTGATGTCAGCAGATTTGGGAAAAGTAGCGTCTGTTCTAGAACAGATCTGATACATACAGCATTACCAAAGATCCAACGACTACTTTCAAAAAGTAGATAATATTTCTCACTATTTCTCACTGAAAAGAAAGTAGCCTACTTTAGTATGGTAGCAATGTGATTCTACCGGTACGGTACCAAGATATATAGAGAGGATGAAATCCTGTAGTGTTGTGACAGGGCAGCAAACTCGTCAGCAGGGGGCACacttctctttttgtctttgtagGGCAATGTAGTTTTCATCTCCTGTATCCTGTAACAGGCCTACACCCTGTTTTAGAGATTCAGTGCTAATTTTGTTTCCCTGTACCTCTACAGGACACTCTCAGAATGAATgtattgaaaataacacaacttgtgctgtttttaacatctctatgtccagataataaactttatttgtatagcacctttcataccCATAATGCAACTCAAAGTGCTATACAATTGGAAGATTTAAGAcaatgagagaagaaaataataatgataacttTGAGGCTAGTAGTTGTGGTAGAATAGGTTTTGCTAGCAAATGCTTAAGCCCCATTGATGCATcccgtttgtgttgtttctaacacatttGCACTTAGAGTATATTGATGTCAAAAGACTGAGGAACCGTATGCAAGCGTTCCTGGATGAGGGTACTGATCCAGAGATCCAGAGCTGGTTATTTTGCTCTCTGTATCAGTATTGCCATCAAAGTACGCACATCCAATTTTAAAAAGGGAGCTGGACAAAAAGGCCTGTACTAAAACAAGAgcccaggcttgtgcaaaattccaaattttagaattggcctccattacatttattaatttgaatttgaattgaattggctccACCGCACAGTAAGTTGAActggaattggaattgaaatgacaggaagtggaattgaATTCAGGGCAATTCAAAAACAATTCTACAATCACACAACAGAAAGAAtttgttgaatctcacataaattcagtttttggaaggttactttggaaatgtcaTTGGTTGCTTTGAATTAAaagttgtgtgtttgatatCTGACATATACTGTGTACCTTTATTGTTAAACACTACCATTAATAAActatgtatatgaatttctttgaatttcattgaatttcagttctgcttcctttaattcaaagtCAAACTTTAATTCTATATCcagttacagtatgtcctcaattcaaattcaattcatatttaagaattgaattggaatttaggagtcattctcaattgaattctgaattttgcacaagcctgctggAACCCAATGCGGTATCTGCGTTTGGTATCTAGATTATCTATGGTATGGACAGCCACTTGCTGCCGCCATGCCTCACCCTGTTGATGTTTCGGACACGAGTCATACTACCCATGTGCCTGAGTCACGCACTATAGGTTTGCTTCCTGCAAagctatacttttttttttaccttgggGGCAAATCATCTTTACATATCCCTCTGTTCACATGGAGAATTTGGTTCCAAAACACGATATCTCAGCTTTTAAGAATAATCATGaattaaaaaatatttcaggTGTATACTGAAAGACATAAATCAGGagcacaaaacctgttgccattgacagcggtaaTTATATCTCTGCAGTGGTAATTACATGAATTTGTTTCACCGTAGAACCTTGTGAAATCCCATTTAAGTCAATGTATCGTTCTACAGTACTAGCATTGTGAAGAGCTGTATAGGCTAATAAATGAGTATCAATATCAGATAATATCAAATACTATCAATAAATCAaaacagttgtgttgttttgatctagtaaaaataaatgaattaacaATAGCTCAAACACAGTTCCACTGATATAacctgacaaaaaaacaaaaaaaaacccatcatcaATAAAGATTCATTCTTAAgggggatatacagtatattgttttgGAACAAAACTCTTGTCCTTCGCCGTacatctgtctcacacacattcatccccACTTCATATCCTAAGTGTTATTCGAGATACAAGTGCATATTcaagggtacagtatgtgtgtttttaagtgtgcgagtgtaaaaataaaaacattatcAATACAAATTCATTCTTAAGGAGGATATACATGTATATTGTTTTGAAACAAAAGGTCATATATCCTTCACCGTTACATctgtctcacatacattcaccccCACTTCATACCTTAAGTGTATGGTATTTGAGATACAAGTGCATATTcaagggtacagtatgtgtatatttaaGTGTGCGAGTGTATGTTTGATAAGTGCTAGTTCAAACTCCATTGCTGAATTAATTAGCTATTGAAATGGATCTCTTTGTGAGTTGATgcatcttgagtgtgtgtgagagaggagagaccacTTAACCTGCCTCAGGCCTGCACGGAGGATTTTAaatgagatcacacacacacacctccacggGCAGGGCTGCCAGACTGTGATGGACAGAAAACCAGACAacgaacgagagagggagggagacggagagaaagagagggagagagtgggggtcaGTGACGAAGGGGGCCGAGAGAGATGGAAGTGGTAGAAAGAGGCATGAGAGATAGAtgggagatagagaaggagagataagtggaagagagaagtgagtgagagagagggagaggggagagagagagagaatggttcCTGCATCAAGGTGAAAGTCAATTTAGCAAGAATTTCCCTTGACCCCTCTTGACCGCCgccacccccacctcaccacacacacacacacacacacacacactcatacacacacacaaagagagagggacacacacacacacacacacacaaagagggagagggacacacacactcacaaatacacacacacatatagtacacacacatacacaaagaggtagagggacacacacacacacacacacacacacacacacacacgtacacactcaaagagggaaacacacacacacacactgagacagaaacacacacacatattcctcaGTATCTCATTGTTTCTCATTTTTATGTCTCCTATTCACCCTCTGTCCTTGTGTTGTTGAAGCTCCTCTGCCAGGAAGTTTGGAAATGTTTTCTGTTCCTGGCATAGTAAAAATGGCTCTTTTCACATAAAGGATCTTCGTAGCGTCATTTTCACATGAAGAACTATCCTTTGGCAGCAATTCCCCAACATGAAAAGGGGTCTGTTGAATTTACTGTAAATGAATTCAATGCATGGTCTTAACGAGTCCTTGCTCGCTGCCATTTTAGAACAGCTGTTATGTACAGTATCCTGAAAAGTGGTTCTCATCTTTTATGTCTAGAGAATTGACAGTCCTGGTAACATGTAATCAAGTGTTGGCTGGTGCTTTATTGATCATTGATACCAAGGCAATACCTAGTAAATGTACATCCTGAAAAGGTCCTccaggtagcctactatgttgTCATTGGGAAGGGCTTTGAGTTTGCCTTGTGACATAATTAGCCATATCACTATCCTTAtagttgtttttaacacatggtTTTGCCATCTTTGAGAGAGATGACTTACTGAGAATGACTTGATAACTTCAGTGATGTACCCTTGAGCTGATTACCAATCACCTCCTCTGAATGTCACTAATTCTTTAAAGCCATTCTATGATAAGCACACATGTGACTGTCATGGTAACCTGCATGGCACAATTTGTGGGTGTATGAGTCATCCCTTTTCTGCCCAGCAGCTCGCATGTTGCCCACTCACATTCAGCAGAGTGCGCTAACATTTGAATGATTTTTCCATCCAACCATTTGCAACTGTAGATTTGATATTACTCTCACAACTGAACTTACAACTGGAGGTGTTGTTCTACGTGTGAATGTGCTGTCATTTGCCAACTTTACCGTCGAGAGCACACTGTACTTTTGTGTTTGATGGTATATTATCTTTAGTTGTTCCTTTACTTAACagcactatatacagtatattatagtTTTGTTAAACAATGTTTCTTATGGTGTAGAAATATATAGATTTGAAGTGGTATAGccttaaataatatttgtctaTCTTTGAGTAATTGCTTTTTAAACAAAGCCTCTCTCAGCTTGTACACAGTTAATGTATTCGTTTAATTTACAAGTATCACAACAATGCAGATTTGAAGTAACACATTGTTAAATTATGTTTGTATTTCCTTGAGTGATGTCAGTTTAAAACAAGCCTTCTCATCTTGTGTGCAGTTACGTAATATGCCAGTTACATTTACAATGATCACAAAATTGCATAGATCTGACAACACAAAAATGAttactttatttgtctttcATTGTAACTGATGTTTGCAACAGGGCCTTTTTATCATGTGTCAGTAAACTGTCTATTGTCTGTCTCATGATCTACATATCTTGCATGCTTACATGAAAGACTGATTTGTAGGGCAGTTCAGAGTTTGATCCCAGTAGTCTCGGGATGAGACAGGACTAATGGACAGCAAGTTCCAGGAAGTGTAAAGAAAAGTGAGGAAGTGTCGCAGGGTGATGATTGCTGTTATCTCCCATCCAGTTCTTTTGTGATTAGTGTAATTTTTGTGTCCTTGCCGTTACAGTGAAGGCTCATAATACAATCAGAGAATTCTGGCCTCACCTCGTATACCTTGATACactcacctgtacacacacacacacacaaacacatacactcacatacagtatgtactagtgcacatatacatacatatgcacaaacacacacacacacacacacacacacacatactgtacacacacacacacacacacaaacacacacacagaggcacacacactaccacagtcAGCTCTGTCTACgtttcccctccccctctctctctcttccacttctCTCCCCTTTTTGTGCCCCTcaccctcgctccctcccttctctctctccctccctctctcccttctctccctcgctccctctctcacttccagCCAGCAAGCTATTTCAGCCCTCGCCTGTGAGGAGTCtgtgcaggggaggggaggggagggggcagccGGGCTTTAGAGTTCAAGTGCATGTGTAAAAaatgaggtggggtgggggtgggactggggggttggtggtgctggtggtggtggtggtgggggggttctGAATGAGACGAGGGAAcgcaagggaaagagaaagcgagggaaGCTAAAGGAGgtaaaggagaaagagaggacctACTGGAGGTATTAGCCCAGGAAtgaaagggaggaggggagagagagagagagagagaaaaaacgaaTGTAAGAAAATGGCACACTGGGAGAGGccgggtggaggggtgtgtgtgtgtgtgtgtgtgtgtgtgtgtgtgcgtgtgtgggggggggaattctagccccctcccctttgctCCAGAACActcctcctctgtttctcaCTGCTGCATATTCCTCCatgaaccctctctctctctctctttctccctccgccgttccctctctctctctccctctgtcgctctctccttctcccctctgtcgttctctctttccctctttcccctcccACCTCgctacacacaggcacacacatgcacgtacgcatacacacacacacacacacacacacacatgcagcctgaccgattccttctctctctctctc carries:
- the LOC134072316 gene encoding small ribosomal subunit protein eS19, which encodes MPGVTVKDVNQQDFVRALSAFLKKSGKLKVPEWVDTVKLAKHKELAPCDENWFYIRAASTARHLYLRGGVGVGAMIKIYGGRHRNGVCPSHFSVGSRNVARKVLQALEGLKMVEKDPNGGRRLTSQGQRDLDRIAGQVAAASKKQ